The proteins below come from a single Pandoraea apista genomic window:
- a CDS encoding dihydrofolate reductase family protein, with translation MRKLIVQMQMSVDGYVSAANDELDWQVWNWGEDWTWDDALKNEFNRIFASVDGILLSRPMVQQGYLNHWGRAATRFPADPNYAFAQRIVDLPKFVVTDKLDASLWERTTIVRGGMAAAVGALKQQPGGNLITFGGKGFVSALIAAGLVDEFQFFVNPVAVGSGGVLFHDTRHGTRLRLIRSDSYACGIVVNRYVPA, from the coding sequence ATGAGAAAGCTGATCGTACAAATGCAGATGTCCGTGGACGGCTACGTCTCGGCGGCCAATGACGAACTCGACTGGCAAGTCTGGAACTGGGGCGAGGACTGGACCTGGGACGACGCGCTCAAAAACGAGTTCAATCGGATATTCGCGTCGGTGGACGGCATCCTGTTGAGCCGGCCGATGGTTCAGCAGGGGTATCTGAATCATTGGGGCCGCGCCGCCACGCGGTTTCCGGCGGACCCGAACTACGCGTTCGCGCAACGCATCGTCGACCTGCCGAAGTTCGTCGTCACGGACAAGCTGGACGCGTCGCTATGGGAGCGGACAACGATCGTCCGTGGCGGCATGGCAGCCGCCGTCGGCGCGCTCAAGCAGCAGCCTGGCGGTAACCTCATTACGTTCGGAGGCAAGGGGTTTGTCTCCGCGCTGATTGCCGCGGGGCTTGTCGACGAATTCCAGTTTTTCGTGAACCCTGTCGCGGTCGGCAGCGGAGGCGTGCTGTTTCACGATACCCGGCATGGCACGAGGCTCCGGTTGATCCGCTCGGACAGCTACGCGTGCGGGATTGTTGTGAACCGGTATGTACCGGCTTAG
- a CDS encoding winged helix-turn-helix transcriptional regulator, giving the protein MTTYRSRCPINLALQIVGDKWSLLILRDLMFADKRHFRELLQSEEGISSNILTERLARLVGAGILTKSDDSTHKQKAIYSLTPMGIDLLPVLAQIGIWGRKYLDVTKESAAQAARLEKGGPALWKALQAELHKTHVKR; this is encoded by the coding sequence ATGACGACCTACCGCTCGCGCTGTCCGATCAATCTCGCGCTCCAGATCGTTGGCGACAAGTGGAGCTTGCTGATCCTGCGGGATCTGATGTTTGCCGACAAGCGGCATTTCCGGGAGCTTTTGCAATCGGAAGAGGGTATTTCGTCGAACATCCTCACCGAGCGCCTCGCGAGGCTGGTCGGGGCAGGCATCCTGACGAAGTCAGATGACTCGACGCACAAGCAGAAGGCCATCTACAGCCTGACGCCGATGGGTATCGATCTGCTGCCGGTGCTCGCGCAAATCGGCATCTGGGGCCGTAAGTACCTTGATGTGACGAAGGAAAGTGCAGCACAGGCGGCGCGTCTGGAGAAGGGTGGCCCGGCGCTGTGGAAGGCATTGCAGGCGGAGTTGCACAAGACGCATGTGAAACGGTGA
- a CDS encoding helix-turn-helix domain-containing protein — translation MSSHRVNQAWGVELRHTEKIVLLALSHHAVMSTGESSPKVSRLARDCGMSESAVRESIKALEAAGHVESTSVRRGVTLYRVKV, via the coding sequence ATGAGTTCACACCGAGTCAATCAAGCGTGGGGCGTCGAGCTGCGCCACACCGAGAAGATCGTGCTGCTCGCGCTGAGCCACCACGCCGTTATGTCGACTGGTGAGTCGTCCCCGAAGGTAAGCCGCCTGGCGCGTGACTGCGGCATGTCGGAATCGGCGGTGCGCGAGTCCATCAAGGCGCTGGAAGCGGCAGGGCACGTCGAGTCGACGTCTGTTCGTCGCGGTGTGACGCTCTACCGCGTCAAGGTCTGA
- a CDS encoding replication protein, translating into MAQPAQVIPFPEVRVPQLEHGYTRVANELLEAITMAPFGRNEYKVLMVLIRKTYGFNKTSDQLALSQIQLRAGISKTQTSVAVAELVKMNVLLVGAGRYAREFSINKAYSKWDASLRVDLSVLSSENRNDEVPESGTHGSENRNRTCI; encoded by the coding sequence ATGGCTCAGCCCGCCCAAGTCATCCCGTTTCCGGAGGTTCGCGTGCCCCAGTTGGAGCATGGCTACACGCGTGTGGCGAACGAGCTTCTGGAAGCGATCACGATGGCTCCGTTCGGCCGCAACGAATACAAAGTGCTGATGGTGCTTATCCGGAAGACTTACGGCTTCAACAAGACGTCTGACCAGCTGGCACTCTCGCAAATCCAACTGCGCGCCGGCATCAGCAAGACGCAGACGTCGGTGGCCGTGGCTGAACTGGTGAAAATGAACGTTTTGCTCGTTGGCGCCGGCCGGTACGCCCGTGAATTCTCGATTAACAAGGCGTACAGCAAGTGGGATGCGTCCCTTCGCGTGGATCTGTCTGTTTTGAGTTCCGAAAACCGGAACGATGAGGTTCCGGAATCAGGAACTCATGGTTCCGAAAACAGGAATCGAACCTGTATCTAG
- a CDS encoding LysR substrate-binding domain-containing protein, translating to MTRKIPSNAALLAFEAAARHGSFARAAEELARTEGAVSRQIGRLEAFLGVTLFERVGNRVRLAPNGVRYAAQVREILDRLERDSLYLMGQPTEGASIDIAASPTFATRWLIPRLKRFQTRHPSITVHIAERMDPFLLAGSGFDAALHFEHPAWTGMHLHHLLEEILVPVCSPALLREAGANPSLDSLPLLHRRQNPDAWQRYAQASGIVLGNPAVGARYDLHSMLIEAALAGLGVALVPRFYIGPELEQGRLVTPWPAGTTITKNFCLVLPEPIELSERPVQAFAKWILEEASGAVC from the coding sequence ATGACACGCAAGATTCCCAGCAACGCCGCGCTTCTGGCATTCGAAGCCGCGGCACGACACGGCAGCTTCGCCCGAGCCGCCGAAGAGTTGGCACGCACCGAGGGGGCGGTCAGTCGTCAGATTGGCCGCCTGGAAGCGTTTTTAGGGGTGACGCTGTTCGAGCGCGTGGGCAATCGAGTCCGTCTGGCGCCGAATGGCGTGAGATACGCAGCACAGGTTCGGGAGATTCTGGATCGGCTGGAACGCGACAGCCTGTATCTGATGGGGCAACCCACTGAGGGGGCGAGCATCGATATCGCCGCCAGTCCGACCTTCGCTACCCGTTGGCTGATTCCCCGTTTGAAGCGGTTTCAGACCAGACATCCGAGCATTACCGTGCACATTGCCGAACGCATGGACCCTTTCCTGCTCGCCGGCAGCGGCTTCGACGCCGCGCTTCATTTCGAACATCCGGCATGGACGGGAATGCACTTGCATCATCTGCTGGAAGAGATTCTGGTGCCGGTGTGTAGCCCGGCGTTGCTGCGCGAAGCGGGCGCAAACCCGTCGCTCGATTCGCTGCCACTGCTGCACAGACGGCAGAATCCGGACGCGTGGCAGCGGTACGCGCAGGCATCGGGTATCGTCCTCGGCAACCCGGCGGTCGGCGCGCGTTACGATCTCCATTCCATGCTGATCGAAGCGGCGCTGGCCGGTTTGGGCGTGGCGTTGGTGCCACGTTTTTATATCGGCCCCGAGCTTGAACAAGGCCGTTTGGTTACGCCGTGGCCCGCGGGGACAACGATTACTAAGAACTTCTGCCTCGTGCTTCCCGAGCCGATCGAACTGAGCGAGCGGCCGGTTCAGGCATTCGCAAAATGGATTCTGGAGGAAGCGTCGGGCGCGGTGTGTTGA
- a CDS encoding porin, whose protein sequence is MPRTTRKTLPLAYTVSTACAALWLATAATPALAQSSVTLYGVIEAAVVSQNHASPDGGRIYSVNQAGEGFLSASRFGLQGVEDLGSGMKARFVLENGFNSQAGTFDQQGQLFGRQAFVALQGGWGEFALGRQYTGAVVAISMVDPIFIGAPPTNSWLVFLTGQRYNNALTWTKKFGPFGVNLQYALGGVAGQGSARSSASGGVSWEQNGSVFTGQVQQTHDSQSRLAKTWSLGAKASYGQWKFHADYLQSQRDAGFDVSNGGTDYASITNMSTAATPTTVAAIGSVFSASRRDQFFTLGASYLLNPAWQFIAAYMYDNTSAVNFSGKRQTIYGVIDYFLSKRTDVYFATAYERVDGGWSGLFGTSTTNWTGGNGVKLNGYDNQMSYYVGLRHRF, encoded by the coding sequence ATGCCTCGAACCACACGCAAAACGTTACCTCTCGCTTACACCGTCTCAACTGCCTGCGCTGCATTATGGCTCGCCACTGCGGCGACGCCGGCGCTCGCTCAATCGAGCGTCACGCTCTATGGCGTGATCGAGGCGGCCGTTGTCTCGCAGAACCATGCGAGCCCTGACGGCGGTCGCATCTACTCCGTCAATCAGGCCGGTGAGGGGTTCCTCTCCGCGAGCCGCTTCGGCCTGCAAGGTGTGGAAGATCTCGGTAGCGGCATGAAGGCGCGCTTCGTACTGGAGAACGGCTTCAACTCGCAAGCCGGAACGTTCGATCAACAGGGGCAACTCTTCGGGCGGCAGGCATTCGTCGCTTTGCAAGGCGGCTGGGGCGAGTTCGCACTTGGCCGTCAGTACACGGGGGCCGTGGTCGCGATCTCGATGGTCGATCCGATCTTCATCGGCGCACCGCCCACGAACTCGTGGCTCGTCTTCCTCACGGGCCAGCGCTATAACAACGCGCTGACGTGGACAAAGAAGTTCGGCCCCTTCGGCGTGAATCTTCAATATGCGCTCGGCGGCGTCGCCGGGCAGGGCTCGGCACGTTCGTCGGCATCGGGCGGGGTGTCGTGGGAGCAAAACGGCAGCGTCTTCACCGGGCAGGTGCAACAGACGCACGACTCGCAGAGCCGCCTTGCGAAGACCTGGTCACTTGGCGCGAAGGCGAGCTACGGGCAGTGGAAATTCCACGCCGATTATCTTCAGAGCCAGCGCGACGCCGGATTCGATGTGTCCAACGGCGGCACCGATTACGCGTCGATCACGAACATGAGCACCGCAGCCACCCCCACCACGGTCGCTGCCATCGGCTCCGTGTTCTCTGCGTCGCGACGCGATCAGTTCTTCACCCTCGGCGCGAGCTACCTGCTCAACCCGGCGTGGCAATTCATCGCGGCTTATATGTACGACAACACGAGTGCGGTGAATTTCAGCGGCAAGCGGCAAACGATCTATGGCGTGATCGACTACTTCCTCTCCAAGCGCACCGATGTCTACTTCGCCACCGCTTACGAGCGGGTCGATGGCGGGTGGTCGGGACTGTTTGGCACCTCGACGACCAACTGGACCGGTGGCAACGGCGTGAAGCTCAACGGGTACGACAACCAGATGAGTTACTACGTCGGCCTGCGTCACCGCTTCTGA
- a CDS encoding S24 family peptidase, with protein sequence MTDLSNIRRQNLSDLVNKHGLSEVARRVNKPASQISDMLSGRKSFGEKVARAIEQAWGGQLPPMWLDQQDGGQPISEMRKVELPAEKGNVLVWENPEDLPEDTGRVWIDRYDYRFSAGAGTIQWEVRQKRALPFDGSFFQKIGSRPQDCKLCIVRGDSMEPYLFNRDMMMVDSAKTNVRDGRIYAVLFEDEALVKQVFKQVGGGLVLHSYNSSKYPDKEVPADKLEYLRIAGEIVYRSGSGPAGGN encoded by the coding sequence ATGACCGACCTATCAAATATCCGCCGCCAGAACCTATCCGATCTCGTCAACAAGCACGGGTTGAGTGAGGTTGCACGGCGGGTCAACAAACCCGCCAGCCAGATAAGCGACATGCTTTCGGGCCGAAAATCATTTGGTGAAAAAGTCGCGCGGGCGATCGAGCAGGCTTGGGGCGGGCAGCTTCCCCCCATGTGGCTCGACCAGCAAGACGGCGGACAGCCGATTTCCGAGATGCGGAAAGTGGAGCTTCCGGCCGAAAAAGGGAACGTACTTGTCTGGGAAAACCCAGAAGATCTACCTGAGGACACTGGCCGCGTGTGGATCGATAGATACGATTATCGATTCTCTGCTGGCGCCGGGACTATCCAGTGGGAAGTGAGGCAAAAGAGGGCTTTGCCTTTCGACGGAAGTTTCTTTCAGAAGATTGGATCGCGTCCACAGGACTGTAAATTGTGCATAGTCCGAGGCGATAGCATGGAACCATATCTCTTCAATCGCGACATGATGATGGTCGACAGCGCAAAAACCAATGTTCGCGATGGACGCATCTATGCTGTGCTCTTCGAAGATGAGGCACTCGTAAAGCAAGTCTTTAAGCAGGTCGGAGGAGGCCTCGTACTGCACTCATACAATTCTTCGAAATATCCCGACAAAGAGGTTCCTGCCGACAAGCTTGAATATCTGCGGATCGCCGGGGAAATTGTGTATCGATCAGGGTCGGGACCCGCGGGCGGCAACTAA
- a CDS encoding MBL fold metallo-hydrolase, protein MPISAFPSQQVGDFTITAISDGYLSASLDFLSNIDASEAARMQSDAGQTTPSAVHINCYVVRSAGRTVLIDGGAGGIKQWGGRLQANLLLAGIEPSSIDTILLTHAHPDHVGGLVTTTGQIAFPNAELVAHRREVRFWQDDGNLSRASERARGNFQIARRVFDGYRERLRTFDDGEVSPGIHAMALPGHTDGHTGYLIESRDRSLLIWGDVVHFPHIQIERPDVSIAFDQDPTLAAATRSRLLDRVSSEGLLIAGMHLGELGFAQIRQTRGGYGLHYVAEAQG, encoded by the coding sequence GTGCCCATTTCCGCCTTTCCAAGCCAACAAGTTGGCGACTTCACGATTACCGCCATCAGCGACGGCTACCTCAGCGCCAGCCTCGACTTCCTCTCGAATATCGACGCGTCCGAGGCTGCGAGAATGCAGAGCGACGCTGGGCAGACGACGCCCTCGGCGGTGCACATCAACTGTTACGTGGTGCGTTCTGCGGGACGCACCGTCCTCATCGACGGTGGCGCTGGCGGCATCAAACAATGGGGGGGCCGGTTGCAGGCCAATCTGTTGCTCGCCGGTATCGAACCGTCTTCGATCGACACGATTCTGCTCACGCACGCCCACCCCGATCATGTCGGCGGGCTCGTGACGACCACTGGACAAATCGCTTTCCCGAATGCGGAGCTTGTCGCACATCGTCGAGAAGTCAGGTTTTGGCAAGATGATGGCAACCTCAGTCGTGCCAGCGAGCGAGCACGAGGCAACTTCCAGATCGCCCGCCGGGTGTTCGACGGCTACCGCGAGAGGCTGCGGACCTTCGATGACGGCGAGGTGTCGCCCGGCATCCACGCGATGGCGCTGCCGGGGCACACTGACGGACATACCGGCTATCTCATTGAATCGCGAGATCGGAGCCTGCTGATCTGGGGAGATGTCGTTCATTTCCCTCACATCCAGATTGAACGTCCGGACGTATCGATTGCGTTCGATCAGGACCCCACGCTGGCAGCCGCCACGCGATCCAGACTCCTCGACAGGGTCAGTTCGGAGGGACTCCTGATTGCCGGCATGCATTTGGGGGAACTCGGCTTTGCGCAAATCAGGCAGACGCGCGGCGGGTACGGATTGCATTATGTGGCCGAGGCGCAGGGATAA
- a CDS encoding GntR family transcriptional regulator — MDTPLPLPKYHQIYLVLREQLQEGRFDRDGVPGEHVLADQFSVARITIRKAMEMLVADGLVVRRPGLGTWPLHAGQRTGGKTPGFSREKAHLTGLLENIVNMGLRTNVSVLESSVVGASDAVAEALALEPGAPVFKSIRVRSTQAGPLSYITTHVPQGIAEINREELERKPLLMLLEEAGVELGGATQTISARLADAVVARHLDIAVGSALLAVTRLVRDVSERPVQLLQGLYRPDRYQYQLQLSRVGDIDAKVWVSEELSAQFH, encoded by the coding sequence ATGGATACCCCACTACCGCTTCCGAAGTACCACCAGATTTACCTCGTGCTGCGCGAGCAGTTACAGGAGGGACGCTTCGATCGTGATGGCGTGCCGGGCGAGCATGTGCTGGCCGATCAGTTCAGCGTGGCACGCATCACCATTCGCAAGGCGATGGAAATGCTGGTGGCCGACGGCCTTGTCGTGCGCCGCCCCGGACTGGGAACGTGGCCGCTGCACGCAGGGCAACGCACCGGCGGCAAGACGCCTGGTTTCTCGCGCGAGAAGGCGCATCTGACCGGCCTGCTCGAGAACATCGTCAACATGGGGTTGCGCACGAACGTGTCGGTGCTCGAATCGAGCGTCGTGGGCGCGAGCGATGCCGTTGCCGAAGCCTTGGCGCTCGAACCCGGTGCACCGGTCTTCAAAAGTATTCGCGTGCGCAGCACGCAGGCGGGCCCCTTGTCGTACATCACCACTCATGTGCCGCAGGGGATCGCCGAGATCAATCGCGAAGAACTCGAGCGCAAACCGCTGCTGATGCTGCTCGAAGAAGCCGGTGTCGAACTCGGCGGTGCGACGCAAACGATTTCGGCGCGCCTGGCCGATGCCGTTGTAGCGCGCCATCTCGATATCGCTGTCGGCTCCGCATTGCTGGCGGTTACGCGCCTCGTGCGCGATGTGTCCGAGCGTCCCGTGCAACTGCTGCAAGGTCTGTATCGCCCCGATCGCTACCAGTACCAACTTCAACTCTCTCGTGTCGGTGACATCGACGCGAAGGTCTGGGTCAGCGAAGAACTGTCTGCCCAATTCCACTGA
- a CDS encoding transcriptional regulator: MEKLKNFLKPYSIDDRKEFAARCGTTYAFLRNVMYGQRQAGEKLCVSIERESNERVTRRDLRPDDWRLIWPELVNDTSRHRSSADAARDSEGANLECVGGGAGGDIA, encoded by the coding sequence ATGGAAAAACTCAAAAACTTCCTCAAGCCGTATTCCATAGACGATCGCAAAGAATTCGCGGCGCGCTGTGGCACCACGTATGCGTTTCTCAGGAACGTTATGTACGGGCAGAGACAGGCCGGGGAAAAGCTCTGCGTGTCGATCGAGCGCGAGTCGAACGAGCGCGTTACGCGTAGGGACTTGCGCCCCGACGACTGGCGACTGATTTGGCCTGAGCTTGTGAACGACACATCCCGCCACCGATCGAGCGCCGACGCTGCAAGAGACAGCGAGGGCGCAAATCTTGAGTGTGTTGGGGGCGGCGCTGGTGGAGATATCGCATGA